A genomic window from Desulfuromonas sp. TF includes:
- a CDS encoding menaquinone biosynthetic enzyme MqnA/MqnD family protein, whose protein sequence is MTLTIGHITYANCAPFFHYLPAAGFSGEIVPGVPSRLNRMLADGELDASPSSSFEYARNWQEYLLLPGHSISAFGPVKSVLLFSPRPLEELQGIEIALTGESATSVNLMRILLKEFLGHGEVNCRVPERPVEEILAEGSPALLIGDRALKASLEKVEGRCVYDLGELWQRCTGLPFVFALWILRRQSALEKRREIIDLLAQLAESRRRAFASLEKLAAESPERQWMGEEGLADYWRCMSYELTEDHIAGLQLFFRLSVKHGLLDQVPEIRFFE, encoded by the coding sequence ATGACTCTCACTATCGGACACATTACCTACGCCAACTGCGCCCCTTTTTTCCATTATCTCCCCGCCGCAGGCTTCTCCGGGGAAATCGTGCCCGGAGTCCCCTCGCGGCTGAACAGGATGTTGGCCGATGGCGAACTCGACGCCAGTCCGTCCTCCTCCTTCGAATATGCCCGCAACTGGCAGGAATACCTCCTTCTCCCGGGACATTCCATCAGTGCTTTCGGGCCGGTGAAGAGCGTCCTCCTCTTCTCCCCCCGTCCCTTGGAGGAGCTGCAGGGGATAGAAATCGCCCTGACCGGCGAATCGGCCACCTCGGTCAACCTGATGAGGATTCTGCTGAAGGAATTCCTCGGACACGGAGAGGTAAACTGCCGGGTTCCAGAGCGGCCGGTGGAAGAAATTCTCGCCGAAGGCAGTCCGGCGCTGCTGATCGGCGACCGGGCCCTGAAGGCCTCACTGGAGAAGGTGGAGGGGCGGTGCGTCTATGATCTCGGCGAACTCTGGCAGCGCTGTACCGGGCTGCCTTTCGTCTTCGCCCTGTGGATACTCAGGCGGCAGTCGGCCCTGGAAAAGCGCAGGGAGATAATCGACCTGCTGGCGCAACTGGCCGAGTCCCGGAGGAGGGCCTTTGCCTCTCTGGAAAAGCTGGCGGCGGAGAGCCCCGAGCGTCAGTGGATGGGTGAGGAAGGGCTGGCCGATTACTGGCGGTGCATGTCCTACGAGCTGACCGAGGACCACATTGCAGGGCTGCAACTCTTCTTCCGGCTCTCCGTCAAGCACGGCCTGCTCGATCAGGTCCCTGAAATCCGGTTCTTCGAATGA
- a CDS encoding lipoate--protein ligase family protein, which produces MTAPPWRLIRSEFRSGAENMAVDEALLEAVARGLSGPVLRLYRWAPPTVTLGYSQRGAEVVNLEACRDLGLAVVRRCTGGRAVLHDHEVTYAVISPERSAVFPGGILENYKVIAGVLRRTLELSGLAAEMAPGRSHGASGEGVQQTACFTAPSSYELVCRGCKVTGSAQKRHGSAFLQHGSIPVEMDLERLFLALDTRRHTSAAAGGRLLGRSIGWMNRWLESPVTVSDVEDRLVAACAEVWGIRYIESGLTAAEEARAVLLKEKYADPSWNLKGIG; this is translated from the coding sequence ATGACCGCACCGCCGTGGCGGTTGATCCGCTCGGAATTCCGAAGCGGCGCCGAAAACATGGCTGTGGACGAAGCCCTGCTCGAGGCCGTGGCCCGGGGGCTTTCCGGGCCGGTGCTTCGCCTTTATCGATGGGCTCCCCCCACGGTGACCCTGGGGTATTCCCAGCGGGGGGCGGAGGTCGTCAACCTCGAGGCCTGCCGGGATCTCGGTCTCGCAGTGGTGCGGCGGTGCACGGGAGGACGTGCCGTTCTCCACGATCACGAGGTGACCTATGCGGTCATCTCGCCGGAGCGCAGCGCAGTCTTTCCGGGGGGGATCCTGGAAAACTACAAGGTGATCGCCGGCGTATTGCGGCGGACTCTTGAACTCTCCGGGCTGGCGGCCGAGATGGCACCGGGCCGAAGCCATGGCGCCAGTGGGGAGGGTGTCCAGCAGACCGCCTGCTTTACCGCTCCTTCGAGCTACGAGCTGGTCTGCCGGGGATGCAAGGTGACGGGCAGCGCCCAGAAGCGTCATGGAAGCGCATTTCTCCAGCACGGTTCGATCCCGGTGGAGATGGATCTGGAGCGGCTCTTCCTCGCCCTGGATACCCGCCGGCATACCAGTGCCGCTGCCGGCGGACGGCTCCTGGGCCGAAGCATCGGGTGGATGAACCGCTGGCTGGAGAGCCCCGTCACCGTCTCCGATGTTGAAGACCGGCTTGTGGCCGCATGCGCAGAGGTCTGGGGTATCCGGTACATCGAATCCGGGCTCACGGCCGCTGAGGAGGCCAGGGCTGTTTTGCTGAAGGAAAAATATGCCGATCCATCCTGGAATTTGAAGGGAATCGGTTGA
- the accB gene encoding acetyl-CoA carboxylase biotin carboxyl carrier protein — protein MDIKDLKTLIKMVTDTDITEFEMENADEKIIIKRGKEQEILHVAAPQPYYHQTPPAPAAAAPAPPAAAAEPAAVAAPLEKGEIVTSPIVGTMYWAPSPDSDPYVTVGQIVEKGQVLCIVEAMKLMNEIEAEFKCKILEVVKANAEPVEFGEPLFRVERL, from the coding sequence ATGGATATCAAAGACCTTAAAACCCTGATCAAAATGGTGACGGATACCGATATCACCGAATTCGAAATGGAAAACGCCGACGAAAAGATCATCATCAAGCGGGGCAAGGAGCAGGAGATCTTGCATGTGGCCGCGCCTCAGCCCTATTATCACCAGACTCCTCCCGCTCCCGCAGCCGCAGCGCCCGCGCCTCCGGCAGCAGCGGCCGAACCGGCGGCCGTAGCGGCTCCCCTGGAAAAAGGAGAAATCGTTACCTCTCCCATCGTCGGAACCATGTACTGGGCGCCTTCTCCCGATTCCGATCCGTACGTCACCGTCGGGCAGATCGTGGAGAAGGGGCAGGTTCTCTGCATTGTCGAGGCAATGAAACTCATGAATGAAATCGAAGCCGAGTTCAAATGCAAAATCCTTGAAGTCGTCAAGGCCAATGCCGAGCCGGTGGAATTCGGTGAGCCGCTTTTCCGGGTTGAACGACTCTAA
- the accC gene encoding acetyl-CoA carboxylase biotin carboxylase subunit, translated as MFHKILIANRGEIALRIIRACKELGIKTVAVHSNVDSEALHVKLADESICIGPAPSIKSYLNMKALISAAEVVDADAIHPGYGFLSENSEFAEICANCGLTFIGPTPENMRLMGDKISARQTVIAAGVPILPGTKEGVHSAEEAKKIAGEIGYPIIIKATAGGGGRGMKVVHSPAHIGNAFAAARSEAQAGFGNPEVYIEKYCERPRHVEIQILADKHGNAIHLGERDCSIQRRHQKLIEEAPCPVLSPALRKKMGDCAVAAAKAVNYSSVGTMEFLLDADNNFYFMEMNTRVQVEHPVTEMVTGIDIIKEQIRSAAGLPLRFKQSDIKINGHSIECRINAEDPIKFTPSPGKIVGYHTPGGLGVRVDSAVYDQYTVLPHYDSMIAKLIVHADTREEAIKRMARALDEYIIEGIKTTIPFHQRIMANKEFIEGAVDTGFLERLVL; from the coding sequence ATGTTTCATAAGATTCTGATCGCCAACCGGGGGGAAATCGCCCTCCGGATCATCCGGGCCTGCAAGGAACTCGGCATCAAGACGGTCGCGGTGCATTCGAATGTGGACAGTGAAGCGCTCCACGTCAAACTGGCCGACGAGAGCATCTGCATCGGACCTGCGCCGAGCATTAAGAGCTACCTCAACATGAAGGCGCTGATCAGCGCGGCGGAAGTCGTTGATGCGGACGCCATTCACCCCGGCTACGGTTTTCTCTCGGAGAATTCCGAATTCGCCGAGATCTGCGCCAACTGCGGGCTCACCTTTATCGGACCCACTCCCGAGAACATGCGCCTGATGGGGGACAAGATCAGCGCCCGGCAGACCGTTATCGCCGCCGGCGTGCCTATCCTGCCGGGCACCAAAGAGGGGGTCCATTCGGCTGAAGAGGCCAAAAAGATTGCCGGCGAAATCGGCTACCCGATCATCATCAAGGCGACCGCCGGCGGCGGCGGCCGGGGGATGAAGGTGGTTCACTCTCCGGCCCATATCGGCAACGCCTTCGCCGCCGCCCGTTCGGAAGCACAGGCCGGCTTCGGCAACCCTGAAGTCTATATCGAAAAATACTGCGAACGTCCCCGGCACGTCGAGATTCAGATTCTGGCCGACAAACACGGCAATGCCATTCATCTCGGGGAGCGCGACTGCTCCATTCAACGCCGGCATCAGAAACTCATCGAGGAAGCCCCCTGTCCGGTCCTGAGCCCGGCTCTGCGCAAGAAAATGGGGGATTGCGCCGTCGCTGCAGCCAAGGCGGTCAATTACTCGAGTGTCGGGACCATGGAATTCCTTCTCGATGCCGACAACAATTTCTACTTCATGGAAATGAACACCCGGGTCCAGGTGGAGCATCCGGTGACCGAGATGGTCACCGGAATCGACATCATCAAGGAACAGATCCGCAGCGCCGCCGGTCTTCCGCTGCGGTTCAAACAGTCAGATATCAAGATCAACGGCCATTCCATCGAATGCCGCATCAATGCCGAAGACCCGATAAAGTTCACCCCTTCGCCCGGAAAGATCGTCGGGTATCACACTCCCGGGGGACTCGGCGTGCGGGTGGACAGCGCGGTGTACGACCAGTACACCGTTCTGCCCCATTACGATTCGATGATCGCCAAGCTCATCGTTCATGCCGATACCCGCGAGGAAGCCATCAAGCGCATGGCCAGGGCTCTCGATGAGTACATCATCGAGGGGATCAAGACCACCATTCCCTTCCATCAGCGGATCATGGCGAACAAGGAGTTCATCGAGGGGGCCGTCGACACCGGTTTTCTGGAACGACTTGTCCTCTGA
- a CDS encoding TolC family protein, producing the protein MSRHLFTGLLVLSLVLPARAERLDLRESERLALERNLNLRAETFDTMASEAAVRKEYGIYDPLAEASVSEGTSRERTIFIFQGGLVGKQVIDFRRADFSLTQRLPTGADLVAAFTNLREDSNLPTRTFDPSYNNELKFFLLQPLLRDFGRTVTEQGILFAIKDREIAVQDLRERAFDILSQVRNAYFDVLRYRDELTYREASVDLAKKVLAENRARVDVGVLAPVEILEAEVGLKLREGELLDAERAYLDSLDNLAVLLNVPAPVEVTGEELGQPEIETHEEEGFRSALEKRPDIRRRLKEIERLDLESKIARNQTLPAVDLFASYSHKGLGGEYNDAMDDIASNDFENWEVGLNLSYPIGNREARNEYLRTRLRLKGSHARLALLKEEVLNEIRAAIRLLDVSAKKIEVASRGRDLAEEQLRTLLKRKEVGLATTRDVLEGEEDLAEARTELTAALADYNKAVTDYLRGTGKLLEHEGVRFTAAVDPDDESSLLGMDAQ; encoded by the coding sequence ATGAGCCGCCATCTCTTTACCGGACTTCTTGTGCTTAGTCTCGTTCTTCCCGCCCGGGCGGAACGTCTCGATTTGAGAGAATCCGAACGCCTGGCTCTCGAGCGCAACCTGAACCTGCGGGCCGAGACTTTCGACACCATGGCCTCGGAAGCGGCAGTTCGCAAGGAATACGGGATCTATGATCCCCTGGCTGAAGCCAGTGTGTCCGAGGGAACAAGCCGCGAGCGAACCATCTTCATCTTTCAGGGCGGGTTGGTCGGCAAGCAGGTTATCGACTTCCGCCGAGCCGACTTCTCCCTGACCCAGAGACTCCCCACAGGTGCCGATCTCGTTGCCGCCTTCACAAATCTGCGCGAGGACAGCAACCTTCCTACCCGCACCTTCGATCCCTCTTACAACAACGAGCTTAAATTCTTCCTGCTCCAGCCGCTCCTGAGGGATTTCGGCCGCACGGTGACCGAGCAGGGGATCCTCTTCGCCATCAAGGACCGTGAAATTGCGGTCCAGGATCTCAGGGAAAGAGCGTTCGACATTCTGTCCCAGGTGCGAAATGCCTATTTCGACGTTCTGCGCTACCGCGACGAGCTGACGTACCGGGAGGCGTCGGTGGACCTGGCGAAGAAAGTCCTGGCTGAGAACCGGGCCCGGGTCGATGTGGGGGTGCTGGCGCCCGTCGAAATCCTTGAGGCAGAGGTCGGACTGAAGCTGCGCGAGGGGGAATTGCTCGATGCAGAGCGTGCCTATCTGGATTCCCTGGATAATCTGGCCGTGCTGCTCAATGTGCCCGCCCCTGTCGAAGTGACGGGCGAGGAGCTTGGCCAGCCGGAAATCGAGACCCACGAGGAGGAAGGGTTCCGTTCAGCCCTGGAAAAGAGGCCGGACATCCGTCGCCGCCTTAAGGAGATCGAGCGTCTTGATCTCGAAAGCAAGATTGCCCGCAACCAGACCCTGCCTGCTGTTGATCTCTTCGCCAGTTATTCGCACAAAGGCCTCGGTGGGGAGTACAACGATGCCATGGACGACATCGCCTCAAATGATTTTGAGAACTGGGAGGTTGGCCTCAACCTTTCCTATCCCATCGGTAACCGGGAAGCCCGTAACGAATACCTACGCACCCGCCTTCGTCTCAAAGGGAGCCATGCCCGGTTGGCCCTGCTCAAAGAAGAGGTCCTCAACGAGATACGGGCCGCTATCCGTCTTCTGGATGTCAGTGCCAAGAAAATCGAGGTGGCTTCGCGCGGGCGGGACTTGGCCGAAGAACAGTTGCGCACCTTGCTCAAACGCAAGGAGGTCGGCTTGGCCACCACCCGCGACGTACTGGAAGGGGAAGAGGATCTGGCAGAGGCGAGGACCGAGCTCACTGCTGCTCTCGCCGATTACAACAAGGCGGTGACCGATTATCTCAGGGGCACCGGAAAGCTGCTGGAACATGAAGGGGTCCGCTTCACCGCCGCGGTCGATCCCGACGACGAGAGTTCCCTTCTGGGAATGGACGCTCAATGA